Within Dysosmobacter sp. Marseille-Q4140, the genomic segment CCGTGGGGCGGCTCCTGCGCTATCTGGGCCGCCACCGCTACCTGCTACTGGCGGTGGCGGTGCTGGTGACGGTCAGCGCCGCCGCCAACCTGCTGGGCACCTATATGATCCGACCGGTGGTCAACAGCCTGGTGGACGGCGACGCCGGCACGCTGAAGCGGGGCGTGGCCGTGACCGCGGGGATCTACGCTGTGGGCGTCCTCTGCTCCTTCGGCTACACCCAGACCATGGTCCGGGCGGCCCAGCGGGTGGTCTATGACATCCGCCGGGACCTGTACGACCATCTCCAGACCCTGCCCCTGCGGTTTTTCGACACCCGCCGCCACGGCGATGTCATGAGCTACTTCACCAACGACGTGGACACCATCGCCGACGCCATGAACAACAGCTTCGCCATGGCCATCCAGAGCTTCATCCAGATGACCGGCACGCTGATCCTTCTGTTCATTCTGAACTGGCGGTTATCCCTGATCGTGGCTGTGTGCTATCTTGCCATGTTCTTCTACATCCGCTTCAGCAGCCGCCGCAGCAAGGTCTATTACAACAGCCAGCAGTCATGCCTGGGTGACCTGAACGGCTACATTGAGGAGATGATGGGCGGACAGAAGGTGGTGAAGGTCTTTGGCCACGAGGCGGCCAGCCTGGAGGAATTCCGCCGGAAAAACGAGGCCCTCCGCCGCTCCGGCACCGGCGCCCAGTCTTACGCCGCCACCATGATCCCGGCGGTGGTCAGCATTTCCTACATCAACTACGCGGTGGTAGCCGTCTTGGGCGGCATCATGGCCCTCAAGGGCATGACAGACCCGGGGAGCCTGGCCAGCTATCTGGTCTTTGTCCGCCAGGCGGCGGCTCCCATCAACCAGTTCACTCAGCAGGGCAACTTCCTGCTGGCCGCCCTTGCCGGCGCCGAGCGGGTCTTTGAGGCCATGGACGAGCCGGCCGAGGAGGACGCGGGCACCGCGGACCTGGTCAATGTCCGGGAGGAACACGGCGTTTTGACCTCCTGCCGGGAACAGACGGGCCGGTGGGCCTGGCGGCGGGCCGACGGCGCTCTGCGGCCTCTGCGGGGCGACGTGCGCTTCGAGGATGTGGAGTTCGGCTACGATCCGCAGCACACCGTCCTCCACGGCGTCAGCCTCTACGCAAAGCCGGGCCAGAAGATCGCTTTCGTGGGCTCCACCGGCGCCGGCAAAACCACCATCACCAATCTCATCAACCGCTTTTACGACGTCCAGGGCGGCCGGGTGATCTATGACGGCATCGACGTCCGGGACATCAAAAAGGCGGCGCTGCGGCGGTCCCTGGGCATCGTCCTCCAGGATACCCACCTCTTCACCGGCACCATTGCCGACAACATCCGGTTCGGCAAGCTGGACGCCACGGAGGAAGAGATCCGCCGGGCGGCGCAGATCGCCAACGCCGACTCCTTTATCCGCCGCCTGCCCCAGGGCTACGACACGATGGTCACCGCCGACGGCG encodes:
- a CDS encoding ABC transporter ATP-binding protein, with translation MAARQLSAKKPKRLGYTVGRLLRYLGRHRYLLLAVAVLVTVSAAANLLGTYMIRPVVNSLVDGDAGTLKRGVAVTAGIYAVGVLCSFGYTQTMVRAAQRVVYDIRRDLYDHLQTLPLRFFDTRRHGDVMSYFTNDVDTIADAMNNSFAMAIQSFIQMTGTLILLFILNWRLSLIVAVCYLAMFFYIRFSSRRSKVYYNSQQSCLGDLNGYIEEMMGGQKVVKVFGHEAASLEEFRRKNEALRRSGTGAQSYAATMIPAVVSISYINYAVVAVLGGIMALKGMTDPGSLASYLVFVRQAAAPINQFTQQGNFLLAALAGAERVFEAMDEPAEEDAGTADLVNVREEHGVLTSCREQTGRWAWRRADGALRPLRGDVRFEDVEFGYDPQHTVLHGVSLYAKPGQKIAFVGSTGAGKTTITNLINRFYDVQGGRVIYDGIDVRDIKKAALRRSLGIVLQDTHLFTGTIADNIRFGKLDATEEEIRRAAQIANADSFIRRLPQGYDTMVTADGANLSHGQRQLLAIARAAVADPPVLILDEATSSIDTRTEALIEKGMDQLMAGRTVFVIAHRLSTVRNADAIMVLEQGRIVERGSHEELLSQEGLYYRLYHGMFELS